The Myxococcales bacterium genome includes a region encoding these proteins:
- a CDS encoding tetratricopeptide repeat protein has protein sequence MPTVREFEQAFQDDPSLQPAFLALRKAYREKQRFDKLVSLYESRAQVLADEDEAAELYYLAAEARLEHLADAQGAETVLQYALERKRSHVKAAERLKLLYRDQGRTSEYLTMLEMTAAAVVETGDAQRRATLDAEMSQLFARHIERLERALQGPQRAQEFTPEAMRVVVSARKIHKALGDWARVMRLYDLEAAATTDPKRKSDLLTACAKLLFEKANDLPNADARLAEALRLRPGDERAMELQATLLAHPAYAGQGDASERAAGSFFQLARRRHEGGDLEGAIALLRRALTAQPGHDDSSAFLEKILRQSGRYKDLDRYYRERTAELSTKPTDGEAEKKAKVEEKVAWLYKRAKLATADLRDEGEALRIYEELVGLEPTGGPASQHLAQIYSSRQNYAKLADLRERQLAVLSDPASRLPLLRELAALYRDRLGDADQAAVYLHAILQLEPGDEAALRAYGDHFRRRGDFRALVDLLEFAAESALSGEGPTNLARVGTWLEEVAGVAERHLNDTTRALTAWRKLEDLGVEPEQARETQKRLLLKDKRWDGLADVLAREAEQASDEARRIEAWRRLAKLYLEKLNAPERAVETYRRILAEAPADAGAFRAIVEVYETGGRWDALADALRAQLAQAPKPEQVQLLRRLGVLYAEKLERPADAAWAAREVLNRLPGDRESFFRLEDMLEAMGDLPAVAATLIEHASFLPDSDKAVLLARAARITHADLERPDAAAHLWEQVLALVPGDAGALDALTALYEELERPSELARLLELQIERAADDAAVQVVALRRLATLAAGPLVEPDRALKAWESVLRLLPDDAEALAQVCGLYRARGAYAPLAEALGRRVAISAKPADAVPLALERAKILELRLESPVDAIEVLDQIVDGLDPRNVEAFASLRRLAEARGDWQKVARVAERQMLLEEGAEARVALAMEIGLIHRDRLGDPERAITSFERVVSLAPEHREALEALAQLYATAGEAERLVAVNERLLALAEAPEARRRLMFDIADTFEGSLSSPKKAFAWVARAHGEASDAETWKRLEALAEAHGLWLEFVGVYEAARARATSTDEQVRITGRIAEIFETNMESPARAFEVLRQGLAVEPDGATFLPRLERLAGLTGDYPALLDVYMRVARGRPGGEERAELLRRRAEVFEQRLDDPGAAMDEWLRRFGLDPADELARDEILRLAARTGRWEDAIKVYGQLFARATDSEEKVRFAKLAAAVVEERVKDRVRAFRAYLNAFRLDSTDEEIVGHLWRLCGLIGRFDRTPAPDLASVPELVVDVDLGANPDATMHLSLPALGAAAAVLIEDRTDTINLDDAEEVDADEDEGSLPLPVPKAPPPPPPRAAAGPGAAPRFESAWAEFANAYALLPAVDPETRRKHLLEVANIWERGAKETDKAFEALERAFRLDPFHPDARRQLERLAEEQNAWDRVCDMFLGAVDSSMDTEEAVSIHHDVAAFRERLGQRDLAEARYLAIVNLRSQDRKALDQLEDIYRGAERWADLASLLERRRGELELGPPLRRQKAVELATLYDRRLDRPYEAIDTLERYLTEFDDDPAGPEDPERLAELRKVLDDLTRLYGKVDLWTKAASSTHRSLELESSPEARKRLAVGLAYIFERELGQPSKAAEAYESLLGDHPDDAETLAALDRLYEALGRWESLAEILETRIALATTEERLILIKRRARVLEERLGNPDAAAANLRNLGPEMLDDDEIAGALLRNLRRAGLGHEAVRLVSQRIERLAETNEPAERLVGLHLELARMRLDDMGDAEGARESLEAARQLLPRHPEVLATLARLHLKHHDFEAFARARADEAESLGDTLEAALAFVEVGRVRRDQLEDSLGAKQAFERALKVDPCNAEAARALASVQMSAGDSEGAEATLRAYLERVGDDGARAEVLTDLARVAWDTRRDATETVGLLEQALDGAPDHHPALVALANVHYEEQQWTEAERRLMQALRRLKPLAEGGEPLLQRLAQVYEKLGRPEDGYRQLQEADKREPGRLLVKIAMGRNRFEVRKWREAISHLENVDAHPDASLHPDEVGEALGLAGESCLKLKQNDKARNLFERALAVAPREARALRCVAALEMDAGALDAAFEHLEALTNESLESREKLTLLERLGDLYALEKNPERARRAYERAAALITVPTPADVPLFDKTLALQKAAFALAEAAETSARLIGLEADPRQRAKRRREAAATLVAHEQFARAAELLSDCLDEDDGDEAALAALVEVHDKLGTPDACVFRLEGVLPSLPPPVAKPAARARRVDLWHRLGRFRLSLAPEAARRAFERALQIDPEHVPSRDALAGLLPREGVEAISNHRALAYAEPTRADSMRVVAQSFARDGKRDWARCTLEVLDVLGLATADDQAFLAAHPARTLKPDEPYAGVIDADARFAYLLAPEATQLGEVFATIWEGGLDLDGPSLESLGVTSEDKISPLSEQEVAKIFAEISKALDNQRPSFYVAWSPEVEEMSIALTRPAAVVMPSVLATQGSSAEKRFAIGRTLELTRPEGLLAAAIPPRAFTHLFGSVLKAFHPRHARRRGNDSASDAAARLKKALPYRVAKRLGELFAEMGNDPFSSAKWRELVHHTADRAGLVACGDLATAARMVLGRTLFRPPQSLSEEELRTHVDEPGPLRDLVRFALSEEYFALRARLGLAVDAAAAA, from the coding sequence ATGCCGACGGTCCGCGAGTTCGAGCAGGCATTCCAGGACGACCCATCGCTGCAGCCAGCCTTCCTGGCGCTGCGTAAGGCCTACCGGGAAAAACAACGTTTCGATAAACTCGTCAGTCTCTACGAGTCGCGCGCGCAGGTGCTCGCCGACGAGGACGAGGCCGCCGAGCTTTACTATCTGGCGGCCGAGGCGCGCCTCGAACACCTTGCCGACGCACAGGGTGCCGAGACCGTTCTGCAGTACGCGCTCGAACGCAAGCGCAGTCACGTCAAGGCCGCTGAACGGCTCAAGCTGCTCTATCGGGACCAGGGGCGTACCAGCGAATACCTCACCATGCTGGAGATGACCGCGGCCGCGGTCGTGGAAACGGGTGACGCTCAACGCCGGGCCACTCTGGACGCGGAGATGAGTCAACTCTTCGCTCGGCACATCGAGCGTCTCGAGCGGGCCTTGCAGGGGCCTCAGCGGGCTCAGGAATTCACGCCCGAAGCGATGCGCGTGGTCGTGTCCGCGCGCAAGATCCACAAGGCACTCGGCGACTGGGCGCGCGTCATGCGGCTTTACGACTTGGAGGCGGCTGCGACGACCGACCCCAAGCGCAAGTCGGACCTCCTCACGGCTTGTGCGAAGCTTCTCTTCGAGAAAGCAAATGACCTGCCGAACGCGGACGCGCGGTTGGCCGAAGCCCTGCGCTTGCGCCCGGGCGACGAACGGGCCATGGAGCTGCAGGCCACCCTCCTGGCTCATCCGGCTTATGCGGGACAAGGCGACGCGAGCGAGCGCGCCGCGGGTTCGTTCTTTCAGCTGGCGCGTCGGCGGCACGAGGGGGGGGACCTCGAGGGTGCCATCGCCTTGCTGAGACGCGCGTTGACCGCGCAGCCGGGGCACGACGACAGCTCGGCGTTCCTCGAGAAGATCCTGCGCCAGTCAGGACGATACAAAGACCTGGACAGGTACTATCGCGAACGCACCGCCGAGCTTTCAACCAAGCCGACGGATGGCGAAGCGGAGAAGAAGGCGAAGGTCGAGGAGAAAGTCGCCTGGCTGTACAAGCGCGCCAAGCTGGCCACCGCCGACCTGAGGGACGAGGGCGAAGCGCTGCGGATTTACGAGGAGCTGGTGGGTCTCGAGCCCACGGGCGGGCCGGCCTCCCAGCACCTCGCGCAGATCTACAGCAGTCGCCAAAACTACGCCAAGCTCGCCGACCTGCGCGAACGGCAGCTCGCCGTGCTCTCGGATCCGGCAAGCCGCTTGCCGTTGCTACGCGAGCTGGCCGCGCTTTATCGCGATCGTCTGGGGGATGCGGATCAAGCAGCGGTGTACCTGCACGCGATCTTGCAACTCGAGCCGGGTGACGAAGCGGCCCTGCGCGCGTACGGCGATCACTTCCGGCGCCGAGGTGATTTCCGCGCGCTGGTCGACCTGCTCGAGTTTGCCGCAGAAAGCGCGCTTTCGGGGGAGGGTCCGACGAACCTCGCCCGGGTAGGAACGTGGCTCGAGGAAGTTGCCGGCGTGGCCGAGCGGCACTTGAACGACACGACCCGCGCGCTCACGGCGTGGCGAAAGCTGGAAGACTTGGGCGTCGAGCCCGAACAAGCCCGCGAGACGCAAAAGCGGTTGTTGCTCAAGGACAAACGCTGGGATGGCCTGGCGGACGTGCTGGCCCGAGAGGCAGAGCAGGCCAGCGACGAAGCCCGGCGGATCGAGGCGTGGCGTCGCTTGGCCAAGCTTTACCTGGAGAAGCTGAACGCACCCGAGCGCGCCGTCGAGACGTACCGGCGCATCTTGGCCGAGGCTCCGGCAGATGCGGGCGCTTTCCGCGCGATCGTCGAGGTGTACGAGACGGGGGGCCGCTGGGACGCGTTGGCAGACGCTCTGCGCGCTCAGCTCGCGCAAGCTCCGAAGCCGGAGCAGGTTCAGCTCTTGCGAAGACTGGGCGTGCTTTACGCAGAAAAGCTCGAACGCCCTGCGGACGCTGCCTGGGCGGCCCGCGAGGTCTTGAACCGCCTGCCGGGCGATCGGGAGTCTTTCTTCCGTTTGGAGGACATGCTCGAGGCCATGGGCGACCTGCCAGCGGTGGCCGCGACGCTCATCGAGCACGCGAGCTTTTTGCCCGACTCCGACAAAGCCGTGCTCTTGGCGCGGGCGGCGCGCATCACGCATGCCGACCTCGAGCGCCCCGACGCCGCCGCGCATTTGTGGGAGCAGGTGTTGGCGCTCGTGCCGGGAGATGCCGGAGCCCTCGACGCCCTCACCGCGCTTTACGAGGAACTCGAGCGTCCCTCCGAGCTGGCGCGGCTTCTCGAGCTGCAGATCGAGCGGGCTGCGGACGACGCGGCCGTACAGGTCGTGGCCTTGCGTCGCCTCGCCACGCTGGCGGCAGGACCCTTGGTCGAGCCCGACCGAGCGCTAAAGGCGTGGGAGTCCGTCCTTCGCCTTCTGCCCGACGATGCCGAGGCGCTCGCGCAGGTTTGCGGTCTTTACCGCGCCCGCGGCGCATACGCGCCGTTGGCCGAGGCCCTCGGCCGGCGGGTGGCGATCTCTGCAAAGCCCGCGGACGCCGTGCCCCTGGCCCTCGAACGCGCCAAGATTCTCGAGCTTCGCCTCGAAAGTCCTGTCGATGCCATCGAAGTCCTCGACCAGATCGTGGACGGCCTCGACCCCCGCAACGTCGAGGCCTTCGCGTCCTTGCGGCGCCTGGCCGAGGCCCGCGGCGATTGGCAAAAAGTAGCCCGGGTGGCCGAGCGGCAGATGCTGCTCGAGGAGGGGGCCGAGGCGCGGGTGGCACTCGCCATGGAGATCGGCCTCATTCATCGGGATCGCCTGGGCGATCCCGAGCGGGCGATCACCTCTTTCGAGCGCGTCGTCAGCCTCGCGCCCGAGCATCGCGAGGCGCTCGAGGCCCTGGCTCAGCTTTACGCCACCGCCGGCGAAGCCGAGCGACTCGTGGCGGTCAACGAGCGCCTGCTGGCGCTGGCCGAGGCGCCCGAGGCGCGACGCAGGCTGATGTTCGACATCGCCGACACCTTCGAGGGCAGCCTGTCGTCGCCCAAAAAGGCGTTTGCGTGGGTGGCGCGGGCGCATGGCGAGGCCAGCGACGCCGAGACCTGGAAGCGTCTCGAGGCTCTGGCAGAGGCCCATGGCCTGTGGCTCGAGTTCGTGGGCGTGTACGAGGCTGCACGGGCCCGCGCGACCTCCACGGACGAACAGGTTCGCATCACCGGCAGGATTGCCGAGATCTTCGAGACCAACATGGAAAGCCCGGCCAGGGCCTTCGAGGTGTTGCGCCAGGGACTGGCAGTGGAGCCGGACGGGGCCACGTTCCTGCCGAGGCTCGAGCGTCTCGCAGGTCTCACGGGTGACTACCCCGCTTTGCTCGACGTGTACATGCGCGTCGCCCGGGGCCGTCCAGGAGGCGAGGAGCGCGCGGAACTTCTCCGCAGGCGGGCCGAGGTCTTCGAGCAACGCCTCGATGACCCTGGGGCCGCGATGGACGAGTGGCTCCGCCGCTTCGGGCTGGATCCGGCGGACGAGCTCGCGCGGGACGAGATCCTGCGGCTGGCGGCCCGCACGGGGCGCTGGGAAGATGCCATCAAGGTCTACGGACAGCTCTTTGCGCGTGCCACGGACTCCGAAGAGAAGGTGCGCTTTGCGAAGCTCGCGGCAGCGGTCGTGGAAGAACGGGTGAAGGATCGGGTTCGTGCGTTCCGCGCCTATCTGAATGCCTTCCGCCTCGATTCGACGGACGAAGAGATCGTGGGCCACCTCTGGCGCCTGTGTGGGCTCATCGGTCGCTTCGATCGGACGCCAGCGCCTGACCTCGCCAGTGTTCCCGAACTGGTCGTCGACGTGGACCTCGGGGCGAATCCCGACGCCACGATGCACCTGTCCCTTCCGGCTCTGGGGGCTGCCGCGGCGGTCCTGATCGAGGACAGAACCGACACGATCAACCTTGACGATGCCGAGGAGGTGGATGCCGATGAGGACGAAGGATCGCTTCCTTTGCCGGTCCCCAAAGCGCCGCCGCCGCCGCCCCCGCGGGCCGCGGCGGGGCCCGGTGCGGCGCCGCGCTTCGAGTCGGCCTGGGCCGAGTTCGCGAACGCCTACGCGCTCCTGCCGGCCGTGGACCCCGAGACGCGCCGAAAGCATTTGCTCGAGGTGGCGAACATCTGGGAGCGAGGCGCGAAGGAGACCGACAAAGCCTTCGAGGCTCTCGAACGCGCCTTCCGGCTCGATCCCTTCCACCCAGACGCGCGGCGGCAGCTCGAGCGTTTGGCTGAAGAGCAGAACGCGTGGGATCGCGTCTGTGACATGTTCCTCGGCGCGGTGGACTCGTCCATGGACACCGAGGAGGCGGTTTCGATTCACCACGACGTGGCGGCCTTCCGCGAGCGGTTGGGACAGCGTGACCTCGCCGAGGCTCGTTACCTGGCGATCGTCAACCTGCGCAGCCAAGACCGCAAGGCCTTGGACCAGCTCGAAGATATCTACCGAGGCGCCGAGCGGTGGGCGGATCTTGCCAGCTTGTTGGAACGGCGACGCGGCGAGCTCGAACTTGGGCCACCCCTGCGCCGGCAAAAGGCCGTCGAATTGGCCACACTTTACGATCGGCGCCTCGATCGACCGTACGAGGCCATCGATACCCTCGAGCGCTATCTCACGGAGTTCGATGACGACCCCGCCGGTCCCGAGGATCCCGAGCGGCTGGCCGAGCTCCGCAAGGTGCTCGATGATCTCACGCGTCTTTACGGCAAGGTGGACCTGTGGACGAAGGCAGCGTCCTCGACACATCGGAGCCTCGAGCTCGAATCGTCTCCCGAAGCCCGCAAACGCCTGGCGGTCGGACTTGCTTATATCTTCGAAAGGGAACTGGGCCAGCCCTCGAAGGCAGCGGAGGCTTACGAATCGTTGTTGGGCGACCACCCCGATGACGCCGAGACGCTTGCCGCCTTGGACCGGCTCTACGAAGCGCTCGGCCGATGGGAGTCTTTGGCCGAGATCTTGGAGACCCGCATCGCGCTTGCCACGACCGAGGAGCGCCTGATTCTCATCAAGCGCCGGGCCCGCGTGCTCGAGGAGCGACTCGGAAACCCGGACGCCGCCGCCGCGAACCTGCGCAACCTCGGTCCCGAAATGTTGGACGACGACGAGATCGCGGGCGCGTTGCTCCGGAACCTCCGTCGCGCAGGGCTTGGGCACGAGGCCGTGCGTCTCGTGTCCCAACGCATCGAGCGGCTCGCCGAGACGAACGAGCCCGCCGAACGGCTCGTCGGCCTCCACCTCGAGCTTGCCCGCATGCGGCTCGATGACATGGGCGACGCCGAAGGGGCGCGCGAGTCCCTGGAAGCCGCCCGGCAGCTGCTTCCCCGACATCCCGAGGTGCTCGCGACTTTGGCGCGTCTACATCTCAAGCACCACGACTTCGAGGCCTTCGCCCGCGCCCGCGCGGACGAGGCCGAGTCGTTGGGTGACACGCTCGAGGCGGCTTTAGCGTTCGTCGAGGTTGGGCGGGTCAGGCGCGATCAGCTCGAGGATTCCTTGGGCGCAAAGCAGGCCTTCGAACGTGCCTTGAAGGTGGACCCTTGCAACGCGGAAGCCGCTCGAGCGCTCGCCTCCGTTCAGATGTCCGCGGGTGATTCCGAGGGTGCCGAAGCCACGCTGCGCGCGTACCTCGAAAGGGTCGGAGACGATGGGGCGCGGGCCGAGGTGCTGACCGACCTGGCGCGCGTCGCCTGGGACACGCGTCGTGACGCGACCGAGACGGTGGGTCTGCTCGAACAGGCCCTGGATGGCGCCCCTGACCATCACCCCGCGCTCGTTGCCTTGGCCAACGTTCATTATGAGGAGCAGCAGTGGACCGAAGCCGAGCGCCGCTTGATGCAGGCCCTTCGCCGCCTCAAGCCGCTGGCCGAAGGCGGTGAGCCGCTGCTGCAGCGTCTGGCGCAGGTCTACGAAAAACTTGGACGTCCGGAGGACGGGTACCGGCAGCTGCAGGAAGCGGACAAGCGAGAGCCAGGCCGTCTCTTGGTCAAGATCGCCATGGGGCGCAATCGCTTCGAGGTGCGCAAGTGGCGCGAGGCCATTTCTCATCTCGAGAACGTCGACGCGCACCCCGATGCGTCGCTACACCCCGACGAGGTCGGAGAGGCGCTCGGTTTGGCGGGTGAGAGTTGCCTCAAGCTCAAGCAGAACGACAAGGCACGAAACCTCTTTGAACGGGCGCTGGCCGTTGCGCCGCGCGAGGCGCGCGCCCTGCGTTGTGTGGCCGCCCTGGAGATGGACGCCGGGGCCCTGGATGCGGCCTTCGAGCACCTCGAAGCGCTGACCAACGAGAGCCTCGAGAGCCGAGAGAAGCTCACCTTGCTCGAGCGCCTGGGCGACCTCTACGCGCTCGAAAAGAACCCCGAAAGAGCGCGGCGTGCGTACGAGCGCGCGGCGGCGCTCATTACGGTACCCACCCCGGCCGACGTGCCCCTCTTCGACAAGACGCTGGCTCTCCAAAAAGCGGCGTTTGCGCTCGCGGAAGCGGCCGAGACCTCGGCGCGGCTCATCGGGCTCGAGGCCGATCCACGTCAGAGAGCCAAGCGTCGCCGCGAGGCGGCCGCCACCTTGGTGGCGCACGAGCAATTCGCGCGCGCGGCCGAGCTTCTGTCCGATTGCCTCGACGAGGACGACGGTGACGAAGCCGCCTTGGCGGCGCTGGTCGAGGTCCACGACAAGCTCGGGACCCCCGACGCGTGTGTGTTTAGACTCGAAGGGGTGTTGCCGTCCTTGCCGCCCCCAGTGGCCAAGCCGGCGGCACGCGCCCGCCGGGTGGACCTGTGGCATCGCCTTGGCCGCTTCCGCCTCTCCCTGGCACCGGAGGCGGCCCGACGCGCTTTCGAGCGCGCCCTCCAGATCGACCCCGAGCACGTCCCCTCTCGAGACGCCCTTGCGGGCTTGCTGCCGCGAGAGGGCGTCGAGGCGATCTCGAACCACCGCGCCCTGGCGTATGCCGAGCCCACACGCGCGGATTCGATGAGGGTCGTTGCGCAGTCCTTTGCCCGGGATGGCAAGCGGGACTGGGCGCGCTGCACGCTCGAGGTTCTGGACGTGCTGGGCTTGGCCACGGCCGATGATCAAGCCTTCCTGGCGGCGCACCCCGCCCGCACGCTCAAGCCGGACGAACCCTACGCAGGCGTGATCGACGCTGACGCACGCTTCGCCTACCTGCTGGCTCCCGAGGCGACGCAACTCGGGGAAGTCTTCGCCACGATCTGGGAGGGCGGCCTGGACCTTGATGGGCCTTCCTTGGAATCCCTGGGCGTGACTTCGGAAGACAAGATCTCGCCGCTGTCGGAACAGGAGGTCGCCAAGATCTTCGCGGAGATCAGCAAGGCGCTCGACAACCAGCGCCCAAGCTTCTACGTGGCCTGGAGCCCCGAGGTGGAAGAGATGTCGATCGCGCTGACCCGCCCGGCCGCGGTGGTCATGCCCTCGGTGCTCGCCACGCAAGGAAGCTCGGCCGAGAAGCGCTTTGCCATCGGAAGGACGCTCGAATTGACCCGACCCGAAGGCCTGCTGGCGGCGGCGATTCCGCCGCGCGCCTTCACGCACCTGTTCGGCAGCGTGCTCAAGGCCTTCCATCCGCGGCACGCCCGTCGTCGGGGCAACGACAGCGCCTCGGACGCCGCCGCGCGGCTCAAAAAGGCCTTGCCCTACCGCGTGGCCAAACGTCTCGGTGAGCTCTTCGCAGAGATGGGCAACGACCCCTTCTCGTCGGCGAAGTGGCGCGAGCTCGTCCACCACACCGCCGATCGCGCAGGGCTCGTGGCCTGCGGTGATCTCGCCACGGCGGCGCGGATGGTGCTCGGCCGAACGTTGTTCAGGCCCCCGCAGAGTCTCTCGGAGGAGGAACTTCGGACCCACGTGGACGAGCCCGGACCCTTGCGGGATCTCGTCCGCTTTGCGCTGAGCGAAGAGTACTTCGCCCTGCGGGCTCGGTTGGGGCTGGCGGTGGACGCCGCCGCGGCGGCCTGA
- a CDS encoding HAD family hydrolase gives MRFHVLASDYDGTLAEQGRVSAATVSCLEALRRTGRRVILVTGRQIEDLTSVCPRLDLFDWVVGENGGVLYQPLRKAMRTLGESPPEGFVRALRGRRVPISVGQVVVATHEPYQDVVLDVIREMGLELQVIFNKGAVMVLPTGMNKASGLAAALASSGYSLHNTLGVGDGENDHALLSACEAGVAVGNAVETLKTRADHVAHAPAAEGVRVVVRALMEDEKRLYPRADGRNLLHVGATAQHEPVTLDAFSEPVLIAGHSGSGKSTVALTLIEQLADRNYQYCILDPEGDYRGLPGAIVLGEGHPPDVREVVESLASTHQNVVVNLLEVPFDDRPAFFESLFTRVQELRARHGRPHWIVVDEAHHVLPESRLQTELTLPLRMESLMLITVHPAHVRRSLMKHVRTAVAVGAQARDTLMDFAIAAGVSKPGRTGGELMAGEALIWRPDDGLKPQRFRLRTPRTERRRHIRKYAFGQLGPDKSFYFRGPDKRLNLRVQNLQLFLQVAEGVDDLTWLHHLERHDYSRWLRECIKDEALAEELEQVEHDLRLDPVGSRARVRAAIETRYTGPA, from the coding sequence ATGCGCTTTCACGTGCTGGCCAGTGACTATGACGGAACACTTGCCGAGCAAGGGCGGGTGTCAGCCGCCACCGTCAGTTGCCTCGAGGCACTGCGCCGGACAGGCCGCCGGGTCATTCTGGTCACGGGTCGCCAGATCGAGGATCTGACCTCGGTCTGTCCCCGGCTGGATCTCTTCGATTGGGTGGTCGGCGAAAACGGGGGCGTACTCTACCAGCCCCTGCGTAAGGCCATGCGCACGCTCGGCGAGTCACCGCCCGAGGGGTTCGTACGCGCCCTACGTGGCCGGCGTGTCCCCATCTCGGTGGGCCAGGTCGTGGTGGCCACCCATGAACCGTACCAGGACGTGGTGCTCGATGTGATTCGCGAGATGGGGCTCGAGCTGCAGGTGATCTTCAATAAGGGGGCGGTGATGGTGTTGCCCACCGGTATGAACAAGGCGTCGGGTTTGGCAGCGGCGTTGGCGTCTTCAGGGTATTCGCTTCACAACACGCTCGGGGTGGGGGATGGCGAAAACGATCACGCGTTGCTGTCTGCCTGCGAGGCCGGTGTCGCCGTGGGGAACGCCGTCGAGACGCTGAAGACCCGGGCCGACCACGTGGCCCACGCACCGGCCGCCGAAGGTGTGCGGGTGGTCGTGCGGGCCCTCATGGAGGACGAAAAACGTCTGTACCCACGCGCCGACGGTCGCAATCTCCTTCACGTGGGCGCAACCGCGCAGCACGAGCCCGTAACCCTCGACGCGTTCTCGGAACCCGTGCTCATCGCGGGCCATTCTGGCTCGGGAAAATCTACCGTGGCCTTGACGCTCATCGAACAGCTCGCGGACCGAAACTACCAGTATTGCATCTTGGATCCCGAGGGAGACTACCGAGGCCTGCCGGGAGCCATCGTGCTCGGCGAGGGGCATCCACCCGACGTGCGGGAAGTGGTCGAGTCCCTCGCATCGACGCACCAGAACGTCGTCGTGAACCTGCTCGAAGTGCCGTTCGATGATCGCCCTGCGTTCTTCGAGAGCCTGTTTACGCGGGTGCAGGAATTGAGGGCGCGTCACGGTCGGCCTCATTGGATCGTGGTCGACGAAGCCCACCACGTGCTGCCGGAGTCTCGGTTGCAGACCGAACTCACGCTCCCTCTGCGCATGGAAAGTCTCATGCTCATCACGGTTCACCCCGCCCACGTGCGGCGGTCGTTGATGAAACACGTACGAACGGCGGTGGCCGTGGGCGCCCAGGCCCGCGACACCTTGATGGACTTCGCCATTGCGGCCGGGGTGTCAAAGCCCGGTCGCACCGGGGGAGAACTCATGGCGGGTGAGGCGCTGATCTGGCGTCCGGACGATGGCCTCAAGCCCCAGCGGTTTCGGCTGCGTACACCGCGCACCGAGCGACGACGCCACATTCGCAAGTATGCCTTCGGCCAGCTCGGGCCCGATAAGAGTTTTTACTTCCGGGGCCCGGACAAGCGGCTCAATCTCCGGGTTCAAAATCTGCAGCTCTTTCTTCAGGTGGCCGAGGGGGTCGACGACCTCACCTGGCTGCACCACCTCGAGCGGCACGACTATTCTCGCTGGCTCCGTGAGTGCATCAAAGACGAGGCGCTGGCGGAGGAGCTCGAGCAAGTCGAGCACGACCTGCGCCTCGACCCTGTCGGCTCTCGGGCACGGGTGCGTGCCGCGATCGAAACCCGATACACGGGTCCGGCCTGA
- a CDS encoding DGQHR domain-containing protein, producing the protein MLATQVRQKDGVFYFVAYPPEDLLAKVRFISRFYADGEKINAEEVSPGDDVAQFISRIERSDGAFQRELSKQKVSAIKNFYETAVTQPPIPGTVLLFTAETLGFDPVGKFDNVGNLDTPRGKYLIIDGQHRLAALHFYLKEHPEDARTLHVPCIIFDGKSEDFASEMFVIINSTPTRINKSHLVDLYERVSWAAPDKKFAARVVELLYAQADSPLRYRINRLGGRSRQEKWILQAELFNEVLRWSSAVWKTIEKRGRPGAEATKVYEQIRDFLKAAEKVWGEAWGHPQYMVTKPVTLKAMLRVCADLSRVDAEPAEGRLKRWERRLAPWAGEVRAFRAEGFYERFPAKGQVERVGRLHRELVRLVGLEAKRERIAS; encoded by the coding sequence GTGCTGGCGACGCAGGTAAGGCAAAAAGACGGTGTTTTTTACTTCGTTGCGTATCCGCCCGAGGATCTGCTGGCGAAGGTGAGGTTCATCAGCCGGTTTTATGCCGACGGTGAAAAGATCAACGCGGAAGAGGTGTCACCCGGTGACGACGTTGCCCAGTTCATCTCGCGCATCGAACGCAGCGACGGCGCGTTTCAGCGGGAGCTCTCGAAACAAAAGGTCTCCGCGATCAAGAATTTCTACGAAACCGCCGTCACGCAGCCACCCATCCCGGGCACGGTTTTGCTGTTCACCGCCGAAACGCTGGGCTTCGATCCGGTCGGCAAGTTCGACAACGTCGGCAATCTCGACACGCCTCGCGGAAAGTACCTCATCATCGACGGGCAACACAGACTGGCCGCGTTGCACTTCTACCTGAAGGAGCATCCAGAAGACGCCCGCACGCTCCACGTGCCTTGCATCATCTTCGATGGAAAGAGCGAAGACTTCGCTTCGGAGATGTTCGTCATCATCAACTCCACGCCGACCCGCATCAACAAAAGCCATCTGGTCGACCTGTACGAGCGCGTGTCGTGGGCGGCGCCCGACAAAAAGTTCGCAGCGCGGGTGGTCGAGCTGCTCTACGCGCAGGCCGATAGCCCCTTGCGATACCGCATCAACCGGCTGGGCGGCCGCAGCCGCCAGGAAAAATGGATCTTGCAGGCCGAGTTGTTCAACGAGGTGCTCCGATGGTCGAGCGCCGTGTGGAAGACGATCGAGAAGCGCGGCCGTCCGGGCGCCGAAGCCACGAAGGTCTACGAGCAAATTCGTGATTTCCTCAAGGCGGCGGAGAAAGTTTGGGGAGAGGCCTGGGGCCATCCTCAGTACATGGTGACGAAGCCCGTCACGCTGAAAGCCATGTTGCGCGTGTGCGCGGATTTGAGCCGCGTCGATGCAGAGCCCGCCGAAGGCCGCCTCAAGCGGTGGGAGCGCCGCCTGGCCCCCTGGGCGGGCGAGGTGCGGGCCTTCAGGGCTGAGGGCTTCTACGAGCGGTTCCCCGCCAAGGGGCAGGTCGAGCGGGTGGGGCGTCTCCATCGTGAGCTCGTGCGACTCGTGGGCCTCGAGGCCAAACGCGAGCGGATCGCGAGCTGA